A genomic stretch from Aminobacter aminovorans includes:
- the recG gene encoding ATP-dependent DNA helicase RecG — translation MRPSLLDPLFSPITSLAGIGPKVAVLIEKVVPADLGDRSARVGDLAFILPNSVIDRRNRPGIALAAEGAIVTLEVRIDRHQPAPRGNRSAPYRVFAHDDTGEITLTFFHAHAAYLEKAMPEGENVIVSGRMEWFNGRPSMVHPDHIALASEADKLPLVEPVYPLTAGLSAKVLRRAIGQSLERVPVLPEWLDADVMRRQSFPGFAAALLRVHNPADPIDASPENAAWRRLAYDELLAGQVSLALVRARVRKLHGRPLTGDGRLVNALRAALPYQLTGSQQAALEEIDADLAKPERMLRLLQGDVGSGKTVVALLAMARAVEAGGQAALMAPTEILARQHLATITPLAERVGMRVAVLTGREKGRDRAQTLAGLESGEIDIVIGTHALFQETVTFRDMALAVIDEQHRFGVHQRLAMNAKGQAPDMLVMTATPIPRTLVLTAFGDMDVSRLTEKPAGRQPIRTVTMPLERLEELVGRMRDAVADGQKVYWICPLVEESEEIKLMSAEDRFASLQPVFGQRIGLVHGRMKGAEKDEAMRAFKESETRVLIATTVIEVGVDVPDATIIVIEHAERFGLAQLHQLRGRVGRGSKPSSCVLLYKDPLGETAKRRLSVMRDTEDGFLIAEEDLKLRGEGELLGTRQSGTPGFQIARIETHADLLEIARDDARLILARDPELVSPRGEALRLLLYVFGRDEAVRLLRAG, via the coding sequence ATGCGTCCATCCCTTCTCGATCCCCTGTTCTCCCCCATCACTTCGCTCGCCGGCATCGGACCGAAGGTCGCCGTGCTGATCGAGAAGGTCGTGCCTGCCGATCTCGGCGATCGGTCCGCCCGCGTCGGCGACCTCGCTTTCATATTGCCCAACAGCGTCATCGACCGCCGCAACCGACCTGGTATCGCGCTCGCCGCCGAAGGTGCCATCGTCACGCTGGAGGTCCGCATCGACCGCCACCAGCCGGCGCCGCGCGGCAACCGCTCTGCGCCCTACCGCGTCTTTGCCCATGACGACACAGGTGAGATCACGCTTACCTTCTTCCATGCGCATGCCGCCTATCTCGAAAAGGCGATGCCCGAGGGCGAGAATGTCATCGTCTCGGGCCGCATGGAGTGGTTCAACGGCCGCCCCTCGATGGTTCATCCCGACCACATCGCGCTTGCCAGCGAGGCCGACAAGCTGCCGCTGGTCGAACCTGTCTACCCGCTGACGGCGGGCCTTTCGGCCAAGGTGCTGCGCCGCGCCATCGGCCAGTCGCTCGAACGGGTGCCGGTCTTGCCGGAGTGGCTGGACGCCGATGTCATGCGCCGGCAGAGTTTTCCCGGTTTCGCGGCAGCGCTGCTGCGCGTCCACAATCCGGCCGATCCGATCGACGCCTCGCCCGAAAATGCCGCCTGGCGCCGTCTCGCCTATGACGAGTTGCTTGCCGGCCAGGTGTCGCTCGCCCTCGTCCGCGCCCGCGTGCGCAAGCTGCATGGCCGGCCGCTGACCGGCGACGGTCGCCTCGTCAACGCGCTCCGCGCGGCACTACCTTATCAACTGACCGGCTCGCAACAGGCCGCGCTGGAAGAGATCGATGCCGACCTCGCCAAGCCGGAGCGCATGCTGCGCCTGCTTCAGGGCGACGTCGGCTCGGGCAAGACGGTGGTGGCACTTCTGGCCATGGCCCGCGCCGTCGAAGCCGGCGGCCAGGCCGCACTGATGGCCCCAACGGAGATCCTCGCCCGCCAGCATCTCGCGACCATTACTCCGCTGGCCGAGCGCGTCGGCATGCGCGTCGCCGTGCTGACCGGCCGCGAAAAGGGCCGTGACCGGGCCCAGACGCTGGCCGGGCTCGAAAGCGGTGAGATCGACATCGTCATCGGCACCCACGCTTTGTTCCAAGAAACCGTCACCTTCCGCGACATGGCGCTCGCCGTCATCGACGAGCAGCATCGCTTCGGTGTGCACCAGCGCCTCGCCATGAACGCCAAGGGCCAGGCGCCGGACATGCTGGTCATGACCGCGACGCCGATCCCGCGCACGCTGGTGCTCACCGCCTTCGGCGACATGGACGTATCGCGGCTGACCGAAAAGCCGGCCGGACGACAGCCGATCCGCACCGTCACCATGCCGCTCGAGCGCTTGGAGGAACTCGTCGGCCGCATGCGCGACGCCGTGGCCGACGGCCAGAAGGTCTACTGGATTTGCCCGCTGGTCGAGGAATCCGAAGAGATAAAACTGATGTCTGCCGAGGATCGTTTCGCCTCGCTACAGCCGGTCTTCGGCCAACGTATCGGCCTCGTCCATGGCCGGATGAAGGGTGCGGAGAAGGACGAGGCGATGCGCGCCTTCAAGGAGAGCGAGACGCGTGTGCTGATCGCCACCACCGTCATCGAGGTCGGCGTCGACGTGCCCGACGCCACCATCATCGTCATCGAGCACGCCGAGCGCTTCGGCCTCGCCCAGTTGCACCAGCTGCGCGGCCGTGTCGGCCGCGGTTCGAAACCGTCTTCCTGCGTGCTGCTCTACAAGGACCCGCTCGGCGAAACCGCAAAACGCCGCCTTTCGGTCATGCGGGACACCGAGGACGGTTTCCTCATCGCAGAAGAAGATCTGAAACTGCGCGGCGAAGGCGAATTGCTGGGCACGCGGCAGTCCGGCACACCGGGCTTCCAGATCGCGCGCATCGAGACGCATGCCGACCTGCTGGAGATCGCCCGCGACGACGCCCGCCTGATCCTTGCGCGCGATCCCGAGCTCGTGTCGCCACGCGGGGAAGCGTTGCGCCTGCTGCTTTACGTGTTCGGCAGGGACGAGGCCGTGCGCTTGCTCAGGGCCGGCTGA
- a CDS encoding succinate dehydrogenase assembly factor 2, with amino-acid sequence MTGSTRSSEGLDTRRRKLLFRSWHRGMREMDLILGSFADANIDRLSDTELDHYEVLLDITDKELLSWIIGEHPVPAEVDHDVYRQIVASRGAFTA; translated from the coding sequence ATGACCGGATCGACACGCTCGAGCGAAGGGCTTGATACGCGCAGGCGCAAGCTGCTGTTCCGCTCCTGGCATCGCGGCATGCGCGAGATGGACCTGATCCTCGGCAGTTTCGCCGATGCCAACATCGACAGGCTGAGCGATACCGAGCTCGACCACTACGAGGTGCTGCTCGACATTACCGACAAGGAGCTGCTGTCGTGGATCATCGGCGAACATCCGGTGCCGGCTGAAGTCGACCATGACGTCTACCGCCAGATCGTGGCATCGCGCGGCGCGTTCACAGCTTGA
- the mfd gene encoding transcription-repair coupling factor, with protein MSLTKAIGLPKGRAGQFIVDGVADGYEAFALAIAAAETAPDRPLLFVARDGQRLPQIVEALAFVAPDLPVLELPAWDCLPYDRVSPGSDTAARRLDALAAMITLRKEPHRAIVLTTANALLQRVPPSAAIEAQEFRAKPGNQVEMNGLVARLERAGFERVPTVRGVGEFAVRGGILDLYAPGAADALRLDFFGDTLETIRAFDVASQRTIGSRNQVVLQAMSEVALTPETISKFRRSYIEAFGAPSRDDALYAAVSEGRRFAGMEHWLPFYYSHLETIFDYLPDAPVVFDHLAREALGERHALILDHYDSRRKQGEGKGLKDAVPYKPVAPDQMYLSPEEVFTALADQVNAELTPFDTPFSSGRKVLHAGSHAGRSFAEERADPNANVFDVVARHIADQRAAKRRVVVAGWTEGSLDRLTQILDEHELGNLKRVANLAEVEALKPGEAGLAVLPIEAGFESGDLVVVAEQDILGDRLIRRSKKRKRAADFIAEASSLSSGDIVVHADHGIGRFVGLKTIEAAGAPHDCLEIHYASDGRLFLPVENIELLSRYGSDSAEAQLDKLGGGAWQSRKAKLKRRLLEMAGQLIKLAAERHMREAPAMNPPDGVYGEFAARFPYEETDDQQSAIDSVMEDLGAGKPMDRLICGDVGFGKTEVALRAAFIAAMEGFQVAVVVPTTLLSRQHFKTFSQRFAGLPVKVRQASRLVGTKELAETKQGIADGTVDIVVGTHALLGSSIQFKNLGLLIIDEEQHFGVKHKERLKELKSDVHVLTLSATPIPRTLQLALTGVRELSLIATPPVDRMAVRSFISPFDPLVIRETLLRERYRGGHSFYVVPRIADLAEIHQFLQESVPELKVAVAHGQMPPGELDDIMNAFYDGQYDVLLSTTIVESGLDIPTANTLIVHRADMFGLAQLYQLRGRVGRSKVRAYALFTLPANRTLTATADRRLKVLQSLDTLGAGFQLASHDLDIRGAGNLLGEEQSGHIKEVGFELYQQMLEEAVAELRGSGEAIDTGWSPLIAVGTAVMIPESYVPDLQLRLALYRRLGDLENTEEIDGFGAELIDRFGPLPEEVKHLLKIVFIKALCRKANVEKLDAGPKGVVVQFRKKEFANPAGLVRYIAEQGSLAKIRPDHSVVFARDWPNPEKRLAGSAVIMTQLAKLAEQAA; from the coding sequence ATGAGCCTGACCAAAGCAATCGGCCTGCCCAAGGGTCGCGCCGGACAGTTCATCGTCGACGGCGTCGCGGACGGCTACGAGGCCTTCGCGCTCGCCATTGCGGCAGCCGAGACGGCGCCCGACAGGCCGCTGCTGTTTGTCGCGCGCGACGGCCAGCGGCTGCCGCAAATCGTCGAAGCGCTGGCTTTCGTCGCGCCCGACCTGCCGGTGCTCGAACTGCCGGCCTGGGACTGCCTGCCATACGACCGCGTGTCGCCGGGATCGGACACGGCCGCGCGCCGGCTTGATGCACTGGCGGCGATGATCACATTGAGGAAAGAGCCGCACCGGGCGATCGTGCTGACGACTGCCAATGCGCTTTTGCAGCGTGTGCCTCCGTCTGCGGCCATTGAAGCGCAGGAATTCCGTGCCAAGCCGGGCAATCAGGTCGAGATGAACGGCCTGGTGGCGCGACTCGAGCGGGCGGGCTTCGAGCGTGTGCCGACGGTCCGCGGCGTCGGCGAATTCGCCGTACGCGGCGGCATCCTCGACCTCTACGCGCCAGGTGCTGCGGATGCGCTGCGGCTCGACTTTTTCGGCGACACGCTGGAGACGATCCGCGCCTTCGACGTCGCCAGCCAACGCACGATAGGCAGCCGCAACCAGGTGGTGCTGCAGGCGATGAGCGAAGTGGCGCTGACGCCCGAGACGATCAGCAAGTTCCGCCGCAGCTACATCGAGGCCTTTGGCGCGCCGTCACGCGACGATGCGCTTTATGCGGCGGTCAGCGAAGGCCGGCGTTTTGCCGGCATGGAGCATTGGCTGCCCTTCTATTATTCGCATCTCGAAACGATCTTCGACTATCTGCCTGACGCACCCGTGGTGTTCGACCATCTGGCCCGCGAGGCTTTGGGCGAGCGCCATGCGCTGATCCTCGATCACTACGATTCCCGGCGCAAACAGGGTGAAGGCAAGGGCCTCAAGGACGCCGTGCCCTACAAGCCCGTGGCGCCTGATCAGATGTATCTGTCGCCCGAAGAGGTGTTCACTGCGCTAGCCGACCAGGTCAACGCTGAGCTTACGCCGTTCGACACGCCGTTTTCGAGCGGACGCAAGGTGCTGCACGCCGGTTCGCATGCCGGCCGCAGCTTTGCCGAGGAACGCGCCGACCCCAATGCCAACGTCTTTGACGTGGTGGCCCGGCACATTGCCGACCAGCGGGCGGCCAAGCGCCGCGTCGTCGTCGCCGGCTGGACCGAAGGCTCGCTCGACCGACTGACGCAGATCCTCGACGAGCACGAACTCGGCAACCTCAAGCGGGTGGCGAATCTGGCTGAGGTCGAAGCGCTGAAGCCGGGCGAAGCGGGCCTCGCGGTGCTGCCGATCGAGGCCGGCTTCGAGTCCGGCGACCTCGTCGTCGTTGCCGAGCAGGACATACTCGGCGACCGGTTGATCCGGCGCTCGAAGAAGCGCAAGCGCGCCGCCGACTTCATCGCCGAGGCGTCGTCGCTGTCGTCGGGCGACATCGTCGTCCACGCCGACCACGGCATCGGACGCTTTGTCGGACTCAAGACCATCGAGGCGGCCGGCGCGCCGCATGACTGCCTTGAAATCCATTATGCCTCCGACGGCCGCCTGTTCCTGCCGGTCGAGAACATCGAGCTTCTGTCGCGCTATGGCTCCGACTCGGCCGAGGCCCAGCTCGACAAGCTAGGCGGCGGCGCCTGGCAGTCGCGCAAGGCCAAGCTCAAGCGGCGCCTGCTGGAGATGGCCGGCCAACTGATCAAGCTTGCCGCCGAACGGCATATGCGCGAAGCGCCGGCGATGAACCCGCCTGACGGCGTCTATGGCGAATTCGCGGCGCGGTTCCCCTATGAGGAGACCGACGACCAGCAGAGCGCCATCGACTCGGTGATGGAGGACCTTGGCGCCGGCAAGCCGATGGACCGCCTGATCTGCGGCGACGTCGGCTTTGGAAAAACCGAGGTTGCCCTCCGTGCGGCCTTCATCGCCGCCATGGAAGGTTTCCAGGTCGCGGTGGTTGTGCCGACGACGCTGTTGTCGCGCCAACATTTCAAGACCTTCTCACAGCGCTTCGCCGGCCTGCCGGTCAAGGTGCGGCAAGCCTCCAGGCTTGTCGGCACCAAGGAACTGGCCGAGACCAAGCAAGGCATCGCCGACGGCACGGTCGACATCGTCGTCGGCACACATGCGCTGCTGGGCTCGTCGATACAGTTCAAGAACCTCGGGCTGCTGATCATCGACGAAGAGCAGCATTTTGGCGTCAAGCACAAGGAACGGCTCAAGGAGCTGAAGAGCGACGTGCACGTGCTGACGCTGTCGGCGACGCCGATCCCGCGTACGCTGCAGCTGGCGCTGACGGGGGTGCGCGAACTGTCATTGATCGCCACGCCGCCGGTTGACCGCATGGCGGTGCGCAGCTTCATCTCGCCCTTCGACCCATTGGTCATCCGCGAGACGCTGCTGCGCGAGCGCTATCGCGGCGGCCACAGCTTCTATGTCGTGCCGCGCATCGCCGATCTTGCCGAAATTCATCAGTTCCTGCAGGAATCGGTGCCTGAGCTGAAGGTGGCGGTGGCGCATGGGCAGATGCCGCCAGGCGAGCTCGACGACATCATGAACGCCTTCTATGACGGCCAGTACGACGTGCTGCTGTCGACGACCATCGTCGAATCGGGCCTCGACATTCCAACTGCCAACACGCTGATCGTGCACCGCGCCGACATGTTCGGCCTAGCCCAGCTCTACCAGCTGCGCGGGCGTGTCGGCCGTTCCAAGGTGCGCGCCTATGCGCTGTTCACGCTGCCGGCCAACCGGACGCTGACGGCGACTGCCGACCGCAGGCTCAAGGTGCTGCAGTCGCTCGACACGCTGGGCGCCGGCTTCCAGCTTGCCAGCCACGACCTTGATATCCGCGGTGCCGGCAACCTTCTGGGCGAGGAGCAGTCGGGTCATATCAAGGAGGTCGGCTTCGAACTTTACCAGCAGATGCTGGAAGAGGCGGTGGCCGAACTGCGCGGCAGCGGCGAGGCGATCGACACCGGCTGGTCGCCACTGATCGCGGTCGGCACGGCGGTGATGATTCCGGAAAGCTATGTGCCGGACCTGCAGCTCAGGCTGGCGCTCTACCGTCGACTTGGCGATCTCGAAAACACCGAGGAGATCGACGGCTTCGGCGCCGAGCTCATCGACCGCTTCGGGCCGCTGCCGGAAGAGGTCAAGCACTTGCTCAAGATCGTCTTCATCAAGGCTTTGTGCCGCAAGGCCAATGTCGAGAAGCTGGATGCCGGGCCGAAGGGCGTGGTGGTGCAGTTCCGCAAGAAGGAGTTCGCCAATCCGGCGGGTCTGGTGCGCTACATCGCCGAGCAGGGTTCGCTGGCCAAGATCAGGCCGGACCACTCGGTGGTGTTCGCTCGCGACTGGCCGAACCCGGAAAAGCGCCTGGCCGGCTCGGCCGTCATCATGACGCAACTGGCCAAGCTCGCCGAACAGGCAGCTTGA
- a CDS encoding GNAT family N-acetyltransferase: MDDITSRPYVAEDFAACLAIFDSNVPTFFAPEERADFCQFLESIDTEGWPYLVLTHHGSVIACGGLSVEPERKRASLAWGMVDRAFHGRGLGTRLTQTRLAQARAIPGIAELILDTSQHTHGFYEKFGFTASKVTPDGFAPGLDRWDMTLRLTDT; encoded by the coding sequence ATGGACGACATAACATCCCGGCCCTACGTGGCCGAAGACTTTGCCGCCTGCCTGGCGATATTCGACAGCAACGTGCCGACCTTCTTTGCACCGGAAGAGCGCGCGGACTTTTGCCAATTTCTGGAAAGCATCGATACCGAAGGTTGGCCCTATCTGGTGCTCACACACCATGGCTCGGTCATCGCCTGTGGCGGGCTGTCGGTCGAGCCAGAACGCAAGCGCGCCAGTTTGGCGTGGGGGATGGTCGACAGGGCGTTTCACGGACGGGGTCTGGGGACCAGACTGACGCAGACCAGATTGGCGCAGGCACGAGCTATCCCTGGCATCGCAGAACTGATCCTGGACACGAGCCAACACACCCACGGCTTCTATGAGAAATTCGGCTTCACCGCCTCGAAAGTCACGCCCGATGGTTTCGCGCCAGGGCTGGACCGCTGGGACATGACTTTGCGTCTTACGGACACCTGA
- a CDS encoding DsbA family oxidoreductase encodes MTEQNRITIDVVSDVVCPWCFLGMKRLENALASLADIKAEVHWRPFQLDPTIPPEGKERKAYMLAKFNDENRLKQVHANLVSLGAIEGISFDFDAITVAPNTLDAHRLIRWAAASGYGVQDKLARSLFSLYFEQGKNIGDHAVLVEAAREAGMDTAVVESLLATDADRDDVTNEIVTASRMGITGVPCFLLDGKYAVMGAQDSATLADAIRQVAAEKTAGEPTLN; translated from the coding sequence ATGACTGAACAGAACCGGATCACCATCGACGTCGTCTCGGATGTCGTCTGCCCGTGGTGTTTTCTCGGCATGAAGCGCCTCGAAAACGCCCTCGCCAGCCTGGCCGACATCAAGGCCGAGGTGCATTGGCGCCCGTTCCAGCTTGATCCGACCATCCCGCCGGAGGGCAAGGAGCGCAAGGCTTACATGCTGGCGAAGTTCAACGACGAGAACCGGCTGAAGCAAGTCCACGCCAACCTGGTCTCGCTGGGCGCGATCGAGGGCATCTCTTTCGATTTCGACGCCATCACCGTCGCCCCCAACACGCTCGACGCCCATCGCCTCATCCGCTGGGCGGCGGCATCGGGATACGGCGTTCAGGACAAGCTCGCGCGTTCGCTGTTCAGCCTCTATTTCGAGCAGGGCAAGAACATCGGCGACCATGCCGTGCTGGTCGAAGCGGCGCGTGAGGCCGGCATGGATACGGCAGTGGTCGAATCGCTGCTCGCCACCGATGCCGACCGCGACGACGTCACCAACGAGATCGTCACCGCCTCGCGCATGGGGATCACCGGCGTGCCTTGCTTCCTGCTCGACGGCAAATACGCCGTTATGGGTGCCCAGGACTCGGCCACTCTGGCCGATGCCATTCGCCAGGTCGCAGCCGAAAAGACTGCCGGCGAGCCGACGCTCAACTAA